A window of the Pseudobacteriovorax antillogorgiicola genome harbors these coding sequences:
- a CDS encoding MlaE family ABC transporter permease → MSFNLAWLGSGIISYLEGLGKYTIFCFEGTRRCFLPLMNLRLVIQQMEFVGNRSLGIIIMAGFMVGGIFGFQLGEIFGLFGAESLIGASTGFALSRELAPIVGSFLVTARAGSAMSAELATMKVNEQIDAMRVMAVNPYSYLVAPRITGAVLMMPLLSVIFVVSGVFASFIIGSVFYKVDTADFFSKIEWMMQASDIWMGMQKSALFGFVFATIGCYQGFITRGGAKGVGKATTNAVVSSYVTILVLDFFITYSQFKGFDIFLF, encoded by the coding sequence GTGAGTTTCAATCTAGCCTGGTTAGGTAGTGGAATCATTAGCTATCTAGAGGGACTTGGCAAATACACCATATTTTGCTTCGAGGGCACACGGCGCTGCTTCCTACCGCTCATGAACCTGCGCCTTGTCATCCAACAGATGGAGTTCGTAGGCAATCGCTCTCTAGGCATAATCATAATGGCTGGCTTCATGGTCGGGGGGATCTTTGGTTTTCAGCTAGGTGAGATTTTCGGGCTCTTTGGAGCGGAATCCCTAATAGGAGCCTCCACGGGCTTTGCCCTATCCCGAGAGCTTGCGCCAATCGTTGGCTCCTTTTTGGTTACAGCCCGAGCTGGTTCAGCCATGTCTGCTGAACTAGCAACGATGAAGGTTAATGAGCAGATCGATGCTATGCGAGTGATGGCGGTGAACCCCTACTCATACTTAGTCGCGCCTCGAATCACTGGTGCTGTGCTAATGATGCCTCTTCTATCTGTAATTTTTGTGGTTTCAGGTGTCTTTGCATCCTTCATTATTGGAAGCGTATTTTATAAGGTTGATACTGCAGATTTCTTCTCAAAAATTGAATGGATGATGCAGGCGAGTGATATCTGGATGGGAATGCAGAAATCGGCATTATTCGGCTTTGTTTTTGCAACAATCGGCTGTTACCAAGGCTTCATCACCAGAGGTGGTGCCAAGGGGGTTGGCAAAGCAACAACAAACGCGGTGGTAAGTAGCTATGTTACGATCTTAGTTCTCGACTTTTTTATCACATACTCTCAGTTTAAGGGTTTCGATATTTTCCTCTTCTAG
- a CDS encoding biosynthetic peptidoglycan transglycosylase, translated as MSFFVKQKVLLILTSIFLVLALGFSSGLHLFISSQKAEITSTLITKLKFDRAEYDRIDIGLQSIRVFNFKASGSYNITIPRIEIDLGFDIRKDPIIYPKKIKLFRPKILIQRKHKVALHQRRKSRSPKRSVIKRLNQLETDILAKAAQIIVRDENAYKIKAHLDFKLLRSEGHLWFSLARLNYQGNSILKSVSGRMILDSQGPYYPFLVSNKNLSQQNWQAKGKIKKDLTKAYLYLKNSGIPQELRDLVGGLIPNPETINYAMSLKVDFQEKLLFSYHAASTNISLQHPQLADQVIGPIPSKVRAMGSFDLASGDLEISNGSFKIFHIKDKTQSLQFNFAGRISELLSQRAVLSFSIRNPQQSCSRSLASLPDGLGPRLASLDAAGTWGFSLDVTLPLYEISKTDINSADVWGNCQFRSQDPLFQTEFLKERKFIPQLHNYILSPQQYAFFRSDFSQTYSRFLIHSFVANEDSSFWQHQGVNFRALIEAIKVNLAEGYFRLGASTITMQMVKNLYFHQNKTISRKLQEIIISLYLEQILSKTQIIDIYANIIEFGPDIYGIHEASRIMFGKKEDNLSIIEAAYLGTILPSPRHYFDNYCHGSLNGDTRQNLYRTLERLHSSGHITTIQYQGALRQPLHFYRDQKVMSEHCPMVLSKAEL; from the coding sequence TTGAGTTTCTTCGTTAAGCAAAAAGTTTTGCTTATCTTAACATCAATTTTTCTTGTGCTAGCCCTGGGTTTTTCTAGCGGTCTCCACTTATTTATTAGTAGTCAAAAAGCAGAAATCACTAGTACCTTGATCACCAAGCTTAAGTTTGATCGAGCCGAATATGACAGAATTGATATTGGGCTGCAGAGTATTCGTGTTTTTAACTTCAAAGCCAGTGGTAGCTACAATATCACGATTCCTAGAATAGAGATCGATCTTGGATTTGATATTCGTAAGGACCCAATCATCTATCCCAAAAAAATCAAGCTATTTAGGCCCAAAATACTTATCCAACGCAAACATAAAGTCGCTCTGCATCAGCGTAGGAAGAGCAGATCTCCCAAGCGATCTGTCATCAAAAGACTCAATCAATTAGAAACAGATATTTTAGCCAAAGCCGCACAAATCATAGTTCGGGATGAAAATGCCTATAAAATAAAAGCCCACCTCGATTTTAAGCTACTCAGAAGTGAAGGGCATTTATGGTTTTCTTTAGCTCGACTAAATTATCAGGGCAACTCAATATTGAAGTCTGTATCGGGCCGCATGATCTTGGATTCTCAAGGACCCTACTACCCCTTTCTAGTTTCCAATAAGAATCTGAGTCAGCAGAACTGGCAAGCAAAAGGTAAGATTAAGAAGGATCTTACGAAAGCCTATCTCTACCTGAAAAACTCTGGCATTCCGCAAGAACTTCGGGACCTTGTTGGCGGACTTATTCCTAACCCTGAAACGATCAACTACGCCATGAGTTTGAAGGTAGACTTTCAAGAAAAGCTCTTGTTCTCCTACCATGCGGCTAGTACCAATATATCACTCCAACACCCTCAGTTGGCTGATCAAGTCATTGGCCCTATACCTAGTAAAGTTCGGGCTATGGGAAGCTTTGATTTAGCATCTGGAGATCTTGAGATATCAAATGGATCATTTAAAATTTTTCATATTAAGGATAAGACTCAATCCCTTCAATTCAATTTTGCAGGTCGCATTTCTGAGCTACTTTCACAACGGGCGGTCCTGAGCTTTTCGATTAGAAATCCCCAGCAATCCTGTTCCCGTAGCCTAGCCTCACTCCCCGATGGTCTCGGGCCACGGCTAGCATCCCTAGATGCTGCTGGAACTTGGGGCTTCTCGCTAGATGTGACTCTTCCACTTTACGAAATATCTAAAACGGATATTAACAGCGCCGATGTTTGGGGTAATTGTCAATTCCGAAGTCAAGACCCCTTGTTTCAGACTGAATTTTTAAAGGAACGAAAGTTCATTCCACAGCTTCACAACTACATTCTCAGCCCCCAACAATACGCTTTTTTCAGAAGCGATTTTAGCCAAACTTATAGCAGATTTCTAATCCATAGCTTTGTTGCCAACGAAGATTCGAGTTTTTGGCAGCATCAAGGAGTAAATTTTCGAGCATTGATCGAAGCTATAAAGGTGAATCTTGCAGAAGGCTACTTTCGTCTCGGAGCTTCAACCATTACAATGCAAATGGTTAAGAACCTCTACTTTCACCAGAACAAGACAATTAGTCGAAAACTCCAGGAGATTATCATTAGCTTATACCTAGAGCAAATTCTGTCTAAGACTCAAATAATCGATATCTATGCAAACATTATTGAATTCGGACCTGATATCTACGGCATTCACGAAGCAAGTCGCATCATGTTTGGCAAGAAAGAAGATAATCTCAGTATCATTGAAGCTGCATACTTAGGCACCATACTACCATCTCCGCGCCACTATTTCGACAATTACTGCCACGGCTCCCTCAACGGTGATACTCGTCAAAACCTTTACAGAACCTTAGAGAGGCTGCACAGCAGTGGTCACATCACAACAATTCAATACCAAGGTGCATTGCGACAACCTCTCCACTTCTATAGAGATCAAAAAGTGATGTCCGAGCACTGCCCCATGGTGCTATCAAAGGCAGAACTCTAA
- a CDS encoding helix-turn-helix transcriptional regulator, whose amino-acid sequence MDWDIGSFVRNERKRRGLTQKELADMSGVGLNFVYQLEKNKRTVQLDSTNLVLNALGYRVGVIRDFQPWASSSTPKIKAANTQV is encoded by the coding sequence ATGGATTGGGATATTGGCAGCTTTGTGCGGAATGAAAGAAAGCGTCGAGGGCTAACTCAAAAAGAGCTAGCAGATATGTCCGGAGTGGGGCTTAACTTTGTCTATCAACTCGAAAAGAACAAGCGGACGGTTCAGCTCGACTCTACGAACTTGGTTTTAAACGCCCTTGGTTATCGGGTGGGAGTGATCCGAGATTTTCAGCCCTGGGCAAGCTCCAGTACCCCAAAAATCAAGGCAGCCAATACTCAGGTATAG
- a CDS encoding MBL fold metallo-hydrolase, with protein MTKGKKMRMWSVEGNGQWLDGGSMFGNAPKALWSRWCEPDEQGRIRLSCRSMLLETRHGTILCETGIGDYMEPKMSERFGVEPGGHRLLENLSALGKSEDDIDYVILSHLHFDHAGGLLPSYQESRGGDYDLLFKNARYIVGEEAFARAETPHFRDRASFIPHLTEKLKASGRLKIVPKGKNLPELAPEIDFMESHGHTPGQLLTIVRGDSETVIFAGDLIPGVPWVNLPITMGYDRFPELLINEKESLYKTLVPEQWRIFFTHDSNVAVAGVRLNEKGKYEATDPKKNVAEFAL; from the coding sequence ATGACGAAAGGGAAGAAGATGCGCATGTGGTCAGTGGAAGGAAATGGACAATGGCTCGATGGTGGCTCGATGTTCGGGAATGCTCCAAAAGCACTTTGGAGCCGTTGGTGTGAGCCTGATGAGCAAGGGCGAATCCGCTTATCTTGTCGCTCGATGCTACTCGAAACAAGACATGGCACAATACTATGTGAAACTGGAATCGGCGATTATATGGAACCTAAAATGTCGGAACGATTCGGTGTTGAGCCAGGAGGCCATCGGCTTCTAGAAAATCTGTCTGCTTTAGGGAAATCCGAGGATGATATCGATTATGTAATTCTTTCTCATTTGCACTTCGATCATGCTGGAGGTCTTTTACCTTCTTACCAAGAGAGTCGCGGGGGGGATTACGATCTTCTGTTTAAAAACGCACGTTACATAGTTGGTGAAGAGGCCTTCGCGAGGGCGGAAACCCCTCACTTTCGAGATCGTGCTTCCTTCATTCCACACCTGACTGAGAAGCTTAAAGCATCAGGTAGACTCAAGATAGTCCCGAAGGGCAAAAACTTGCCTGAACTAGCTCCAGAAATTGATTTCATGGAATCCCATGGGCATACACCAGGCCAGCTACTTACCATTGTGCGAGGAGATTCGGAAACGGTGATATTCGCAGGTGATCTGATTCCTGGTGTGCCATGGGTCAATCTTCCTATAACCATGGGCTACGACCGATTTCCTGAACTCTTAATCAATGAAAAAGAGAGTCTCTACAAAACTCTGGTTCCAGAGCAGTGGAGAATTTTTTTCACACACGATTCTAATGTCGCTGTAGCCGGGGTTAGACTCAATGAAAAAGGCAAATACGAAGCCACTGATCCTAAAAAGAATGTTGCTGAGTTTGCCCTCTGA
- a CDS encoding TatD family hydrolase — protein MYIDIHTHLTHEKFSADLEQVIQRAKDAQLSAIVVNGLEPASNREILKMAAKHDVIYPALGIYPIDAINKLAQDLPFSVAQFDVDKEIEFIAAQAKAGAIKAVGECGLDGYWVGEETFTEQERVFIKLLDIAMTHDLPIIIHTRKREKRSIEILEHYKPKRVNFHCYGGKVKLALRVAEEHGWHFSIPANARKNQAFTKMLLELPEASILTETDAPFLAPEQGQRNEPCHVVGTIAYLAELRQWPLDKARELVLNNFKRLMD, from the coding sequence ATGTACATCGATATTCATACCCATCTTACCCATGAAAAATTCTCAGCCGACCTAGAGCAGGTTATCCAGAGAGCCAAAGATGCCCAGCTAAGCGCTATTGTCGTGAATGGCTTAGAGCCCGCCTCTAACCGTGAGATTCTAAAGATGGCTGCCAAACACGACGTTATTTATCCTGCACTTGGCATCTATCCCATTGATGCTATAAATAAGCTGGCCCAAGATTTACCTTTTTCTGTTGCCCAATTTGATGTTGATAAAGAAATCGAATTTATCGCAGCACAGGCTAAAGCTGGCGCGATCAAGGCCGTAGGAGAGTGTGGACTGGATGGGTATTGGGTAGGTGAAGAAACGTTTACTGAGCAAGAGCGAGTGTTTATCAAGCTACTAGATATCGCCATGACTCATGATCTCCCTATAATCATTCATACTCGCAAGCGCGAGAAACGCTCTATCGAGATCCTTGAGCACTATAAGCCTAAAAGAGTTAATTTTCACTGCTATGGAGGCAAGGTTAAGCTTGCACTTCGAGTTGCTGAGGAACATGGCTGGCATTTTTCGATACCTGCTAATGCAAGAAAAAATCAGGCGTTTACAAAGATGCTCTTAGAGCTGCCGGAAGCTTCGATTTTAACTGAAACGGACGCCCCGTTCTTAGCACCGGAACAAGGGCAAAGGAACGAGCCTTGTCATGTAGTAGGGACCATCGCCTATCTTGCTGAGTTGCGACAATGGCCTTTAGACAAAGCTCGTGAACTAGTGTTAAATAATTTCAAAAGACTTATGGACTGA
- a CDS encoding TIGR02266 family protein codes for MAGKKDDRINQRIPIQLLVDYRSPNGSYLFDFCRDLGTGGVFIETSKPLDMGSEVKLTFTLPDSKETLEASGKVIWVQTALPEKDLASGMGVQFDEFSADQRKTMENFIERYHGGDSGESTKPA; via the coding sequence ATGGCCGGCAAGAAAGACGATCGTATCAACCAAAGAATCCCCATCCAATTACTAGTGGATTACCGTTCCCCAAATGGCAGTTACCTTTTTGACTTCTGCCGTGACCTGGGGACGGGAGGCGTTTTTATCGAGACGTCCAAGCCACTCGATATGGGGAGCGAAGTAAAATTGACCTTTACCCTTCCCGATAGCAAAGAAACTCTCGAAGCGTCTGGAAAAGTAATTTGGGTGCAGACCGCCCTTCCAGAGAAAGATCTTGCTTCTGGTATGGGGGTTCAATTTGACGAGTTTTCCGCGGACCAACGCAAGACCATGGAGAACTTCATTGAACGATATCATGGTGGCGATAGTGGAGAAAGCACGAAGCCAGCCTAG
- the mltG gene encoding endolytic transglycosylase MltG has translation MLKRLLGYLIVIVGLIGVGSGFYYFKMKSWGERQVFVEKASVIHFPAGTKLDALAGALEASGVIDDALNFKVWVKMFGHYHRYQAGRYRFSGQISPVYIDQKMSLGKTYTPITLQFVIPEGFTLKQVVNRLVANSVGEYQELWTLAHDQAFLKELKIKNQNLEGFLYPATYSFTSRPTAKDVFRKMVATFWENLPPNYLERIKNKKLSLKQAVTFASLIEMETTHEDEKTMISEVIWNRLKKGEPLGIDAALIYGIKDYQGDIKWKHLKDAKNPYNTRIHKGLPPGPIGAVSGSTLEAVLNPTDEGYYYYVLKAGTTRHYFTKTLKEHNKYVKLLLENQK, from the coding sequence GTGTTGAAGCGATTGCTCGGTTACCTGATTGTTATTGTAGGTCTTATTGGCGTTGGTTCGGGATTTTACTATTTTAAAATGAAGTCCTGGGGGGAAAGGCAGGTTTTTGTGGAGAAGGCATCAGTCATACATTTCCCTGCGGGCACGAAGCTCGATGCCCTGGCCGGGGCGTTAGAGGCGTCTGGCGTCATCGATGATGCTCTCAACTTCAAAGTTTGGGTGAAAATGTTTGGTCACTATCATCGCTACCAAGCGGGACGGTACCGATTTTCAGGGCAGATTTCTCCCGTATATATCGACCAAAAAATGTCCCTAGGGAAAACATATACCCCGATTACCTTACAGTTTGTAATTCCTGAGGGTTTCACTTTAAAGCAGGTGGTAAATCGTCTGGTGGCAAATTCAGTGGGGGAGTATCAAGAGCTTTGGACATTGGCTCATGACCAAGCTTTCCTGAAAGAGCTAAAAATAAAAAATCAAAACCTAGAGGGCTTTCTTTATCCGGCGACCTATTCGTTCACAAGTCGCCCCACCGCAAAAGATGTATTCCGGAAAATGGTGGCTACGTTTTGGGAAAACTTGCCTCCGAACTACTTAGAGCGTATCAAGAATAAGAAGCTAAGTTTAAAACAAGCAGTCACCTTTGCATCACTCATTGAGATGGAAACCACTCACGAGGATGAGAAAACTATGATCTCTGAAGTGATCTGGAATCGCTTGAAAAAGGGTGAGCCTTTAGGAATCGATGCCGCTTTGATCTACGGGATCAAGGACTATCAGGGGGATATCAAGTGGAAGCACTTAAAGGATGCTAAGAACCCTTACAACACTCGGATCCATAAAGGCTTGCCTCCAGGGCCTATTGGAGCCGTTTCCGGGTCTACCTTGGAAGCAGTGCTGAACCCAACTGATGAAGGCTATTATTATTATGTGTTGAAGGCTGGTACGACGCGGCATTACTTTACTAAAACTCTGAAGGAACACAATAAGTACGTGAAGCTGCTGCTTGAAAACCAAAAATAA
- the rnc gene encoding ribonuclease III — MQKTPLFQSLSQGMQAQLSDVHQLCDGIGYQFKNTDLLVEALTHSSAAQELLRRSQGELSIPWNERLEFLGDSVLGLVLSTHLLHHPEGFAEGQLSKIRAALVNESSLAGLSKTIGLGRFLLMSVGEEKGRGRHKPSVLADAFEALLGAIYVDGGFAAAEKVILDVYRERLASPLETLIQKDYKSRLQELTQGTYKEAPEYRVVDQKGPDHDISFQVDVNFRGQFLGTGRGPSKKVASQNAARHALETVLENPDILTEGMT, encoded by the coding sequence ATGCAAAAGACTCCATTATTCCAAAGCCTTAGTCAAGGGATGCAAGCTCAATTGAGCGACGTGCATCAGCTTTGCGATGGAATCGGCTACCAGTTTAAGAACACCGATTTGCTCGTAGAGGCCTTGACCCATAGTTCGGCTGCTCAAGAGCTGCTCCGTCGTAGCCAGGGCGAGCTATCGATCCCCTGGAACGAGCGCTTGGAGTTTCTCGGCGATTCAGTGCTGGGTTTGGTGCTTAGTACGCATCTGCTTCATCATCCAGAAGGCTTTGCGGAAGGACAGCTATCGAAAATTCGAGCTGCTCTAGTTAACGAATCATCACTCGCCGGCTTGAGCAAGACGATCGGTTTAGGCCGATTCCTACTAATGAGCGTGGGTGAGGAAAAAGGCCGAGGCCGCCATAAACCGTCTGTTTTAGCAGATGCTTTTGAAGCCTTGCTCGGCGCAATTTACGTGGATGGTGGCTTTGCTGCTGCAGAAAAGGTGATACTCGATGTGTACCGCGAGAGGCTTGCAAGCCCTCTGGAGACACTGATACAAAAGGATTATAAGTCCCGCCTGCAGGAACTGACGCAAGGTACCTATAAGGAAGCACCGGAATATCGCGTTGTGGACCAAAAAGGCCCAGACCACGATATTTCGTTTCAGGTGGATGTTAACTTTCGGGGCCAGTTTTTGGGTACAGGTCGCGGACCAAGCAAGAAGGTGGCCTCTCAGAATGCCGCTCGCCATGCTCTGGAAACCGTGCTAGAGAACCCCGACATACTAACTGAAGGTATGACCTAA
- the der gene encoding ribosome biogenesis GTPase Der, with protein MNQGLVAIVGRPNVGKSTLFNRLTKTNNAIIHNRPGVTRDRLYGTVTSVDEDGSGYSIIDTGGFETKDLYYQPFAKNIVWEQTEMAIEEADVVLMVLDAKAGLHPHDRELVQYLHKLEKRVIYVANKVDGQEQTPAMWEFYELGLDHIYNCSAAHNRGVWDLACAIEDELEKVNGTKLQLDHDGATKIALIGRPNAGKSSILNRLCGENRSLVSDVAGTTRDTIDTVISYNKKPYVLLDTAGVRRRKKISDKLEGLMVIKSLRAIEDADIVVIVITADEGMSDQDARLASLAADKYKPVLIVVNKWDLIPNKDSNTAREYELDLREKLADISYFPVLFTSCLENKRIHKILQEVEALATAYDKRVPTARLNEVLERAVHEHTPALIRKLNKRVKFYYATQVRTMPPTIVVKCNVAGEIQESYKRYLTKRFRKDLEFGKTPLRVLFRGKKEEKEFKAQS; from the coding sequence ATGAACCAAGGATTAGTAGCAATTGTAGGGCGGCCCAACGTTGGCAAGTCGACGCTCTTCAATCGCCTGACAAAAACAAATAATGCCATCATTCACAACCGACCAGGTGTAACCCGAGATCGTCTCTACGGAACTGTCACCTCTGTCGACGAAGACGGCAGCGGTTACTCGATTATTGATACTGGCGGCTTTGAAACCAAGGATTTATATTATCAGCCTTTCGCCAAAAATATTGTTTGGGAACAAACAGAGATGGCTATTGAAGAGGCTGATGTAGTCCTCATGGTTCTCGATGCCAAGGCTGGGCTTCACCCGCATGATCGCGAGCTAGTTCAATACCTTCATAAGTTGGAAAAGCGAGTGATCTATGTGGCTAACAAAGTTGATGGCCAAGAACAAACGCCTGCCATGTGGGAATTCTATGAGCTAGGCTTGGATCACATCTATAACTGTAGTGCTGCACACAACCGAGGCGTCTGGGATCTAGCCTGCGCGATTGAAGATGAGCTTGAAAAAGTTAATGGTACCAAGCTTCAACTGGACCATGATGGCGCCACTAAGATCGCATTGATCGGTAGACCCAATGCTGGAAAATCTTCGATTCTTAATCGACTTTGTGGAGAGAATCGATCCCTTGTGAGCGATGTTGCCGGCACCACTCGCGACACGATTGATACCGTGATCAGCTACAACAAAAAACCCTATGTGCTCCTTGATACCGCTGGAGTCCGACGTCGAAAAAAGATTTCAGATAAGCTTGAAGGCTTGATGGTCATCAAGAGCTTACGAGCCATCGAAGATGCTGACATCGTGGTGATTGTGATCACTGCTGATGAGGGCATGTCAGATCAAGACGCGCGGTTAGCATCCCTAGCAGCAGACAAATACAAGCCTGTTCTAATCGTTGTTAATAAGTGGGATTTAATCCCCAACAAGGACTCGAATACCGCACGGGAGTACGAGCTCGACCTTCGAGAAAAATTAGCTGACATTTCTTACTTCCCTGTTCTCTTTACATCTTGTTTGGAAAACAAGCGTATCCATAAAATCCTTCAAGAAGTGGAAGCTCTGGCAACTGCTTATGATAAGCGCGTACCGACTGCACGCTTGAACGAAGTACTCGAACGCGCCGTTCATGAACACACACCTGCTTTGATTCGCAAGCTGAACAAGCGAGTGAAGTTCTACTATGCGACTCAAGTAAGAACAATGCCTCCAACCATCGTTGTCAAATGTAATGTTGCAGGTGAAATTCAAGAATCTTACAAGCGCTATCTAACCAAGCGTTTCAGAAAAGATCTAGAGTTTGGCAAAACACCGCTACGGGTCCTATTCCGAGGCAAGAAAGAAGAAAAAGAATTTAAAGCCCAGTCTTAG
- a CDS encoding truncated hemoglobin, translated as MTSLYDRLGGDFLAAIITEFYDRAFKDPLIAHLFWGFDQKHLTEMQIQFASSMLGGPGPYRGKSLGQAHRQLKINQAHFGRRQVLMAEVLDEFQVDPDIKKQWLEREDRLKPLIVKGTPCNQ; from the coding sequence ATGACTAGTCTTTACGATCGCCTTGGCGGCGACTTCCTTGCCGCCATTATCACAGAATTCTACGACCGAGCATTTAAAGACCCATTGATCGCTCATCTATTCTGGGGTTTTGATCAGAAGCATCTTACTGAAATGCAAATCCAATTCGCATCTTCCATGCTTGGCGGGCCGGGACCGTATAGGGGTAAGAGTCTCGGTCAAGCTCATCGCCAATTAAAAATCAATCAAGCTCACTTTGGCCGAAGACAAGTACTTATGGCCGAAGTACTGGATGAATTTCAAGTGGACCCTGATATTAAAAAGCAGTGGCTTGAGCGAGAAGATAGGCTAAAGCCATTGATTGTAAAGGGGACGCCTTGCAATCAATAG
- a CDS encoding mannose-1-phosphate guanylyltransferase has translation MTHLADNVYAVILAGGSGTRFWPKSRHRSPKQLCTIGSDSKTMIEITLERLDKFIPVERRLIVTHKDQVDDTRDIVGDRCQWYLAEPEARNTANALTLAALEINARYKGDKKPIMVSLHADHVIQKVDLFQDAIRDGVQVAAEGLLTLLGIVPSYPETGYGYIEKGEALSNTPGAKVKSFREKPELSIATEYVSSGRFLWNAGIFIWKTETLLRELEEKLPIAPQKLKTLLADKGSFQDLPPEDLETVYGQLPKISIDHAVLETSKQVAVIDADIGWQDVGSWDALAKCFPTDSNGNLRYGDVISIDSEGTTIDSDGPLIACIGLKDMIVVTAKGAVLVCPRDRAQDVRKIVSYLKEGNREEYL, from the coding sequence TTGACGCATCTAGCCGACAATGTTTATGCCGTTATCCTAGCGGGTGGCAGCGGCACCCGATTTTGGCCAAAGTCACGTCACCGCAGCCCGAAGCAGCTATGCACCATAGGCAGTGATTCGAAGACAATGATCGAGATCACGCTTGAACGGCTAGACAAATTTATTCCTGTAGAACGTCGCCTGATCGTGACCCACAAAGACCAAGTCGATGACACCAGAGATATAGTGGGTGATCGCTGCCAGTGGTATTTAGCAGAGCCAGAAGCTCGCAATACGGCCAATGCTCTTACCTTAGCAGCCTTAGAAATCAATGCCCGATACAAGGGCGATAAGAAGCCGATCATGGTCTCCCTACATGCTGACCATGTCATTCAAAAGGTAGATCTCTTCCAAGATGCCATCCGTGATGGGGTGCAAGTTGCAGCAGAAGGTTTGCTAACCTTACTAGGAATTGTGCCTAGCTATCCTGAAACTGGGTACGGCTATATCGAAAAAGGCGAGGCTCTGAGCAACACGCCAGGCGCCAAAGTGAAGAGCTTTCGCGAGAAACCTGAGCTTTCTATCGCTACGGAATATGTATCTTCAGGTCGCTTCCTTTGGAATGCTGGTATTTTTATCTGGAAGACAGAAACACTGCTTCGTGAGCTAGAAGAGAAGCTTCCTATAGCACCTCAAAAGTTAAAAACCTTGCTTGCCGACAAGGGCAGCTTTCAAGACCTTCCACCCGAAGATTTAGAGACGGTGTACGGCCAGCTTCCAAAAATTTCCATCGACCACGCGGTTCTTGAAACCAGCAAGCAGGTGGCTGTAATCGATGCTGATATTGGTTGGCAAGACGTAGGCAGCTGGGATGCTCTAGCCAAGTGCTTCCCCACTGACTCAAACGGTAACCTGAGATATGGCGATGTGATTAGCATTGATAGCGAAGGAACCACTATCGACTCAGACGGCCCTCTGATTGCATGCATTGGCCTGAAAGATATGATAGTAGTGACCGCAAAAGGCGCCGTCCTGGTTTGTCCTAGGGATCGTGCTCAAGATGTTCGAAAGATCGTGAGCTACTTGAAAGAGGGTAATCGCGAGGAATATTTATAA